Proteins encoded within one genomic window of Dyadobacter chenhuakuii:
- a CDS encoding sodium:solute symporter family transporter, whose translation MWSPTLHAQDQKANEIVWTELTNLPPASDGQKQLGVAGAFTGVHNGVLIVGGGANFPNGMPWEGGKKVYRDEIYVLQKKQDVYEWIAANTAHLPVKTAYGASATVADGIVCLGGEQENGVSNKAFLMQWNAAKKEIISKPLPDMPVALANAGATSIGNVIYVAGGENNGKPSSQFFALNLSDAAPKWEILPALPVAMSHSVVVTQHNGKQPQVYVLGGRSATASGISDLHSSNFTYDPAKKTWRKLADISDGKQVTTWSAGTGVASGASYILLIGGDKGNVFHQIETFNAQIAKAETAALKQKLQAEKVALLTSHAGFSKDIYLYNTITNAWTTLDALPGPAQVTTTAVKWDNDIFIPSGEIRPGTRTPIITKGSIQHKPFFSWIDSAVLGICFLLMTAGRFLFTGKTSNTDDYFKGGERIPQWAAGISIFGAKLSAITFMGIPAKTYGTDWTYFFLLMTIIMVMPLVARYFIPFYRRLHVTSAYEYLGKRFNYGSRVMASSLYVLLQIGRMGIVVLLPSIALTLVTGIDINICIIMIGAISIFFTVKGGIEAVIWVEVIQVLILATGALFCLFYLPFHITDWDAGFKALDNADKLKVFDFRFDFTEPTFWVVVIGGLAINLLTYGTDQTTVQRYLTTKSEKESIKSLKLGAWLTLPSTLVFFSIGTLLFLFFREHPQEVNMALNDQDNIFPWYIVSQLPAGLSGLLIAGIFAAAMSSTEASMNSTATLLTTDFYQKFKPEVTPKQTLFFARTTTLLLGIFVTCIALYMAHKGVSSLWDKFNTILGLFTGCIGGAFILGIFTKKASGNGVMIGMAISCFTQILIQHYTSVHLLMYAFTGLVSCVVFGYLFSLMMPADRDLKGLTMYE comes from the coding sequence GCGGCAAAAAGGTGTACCGTGATGAGATTTATGTCTTGCAGAAAAAGCAGGATGTATACGAATGGATCGCTGCCAACACAGCTCATTTGCCCGTTAAAACGGCTTACGGAGCCAGCGCGACTGTCGCGGACGGCATTGTTTGTCTCGGCGGAGAGCAGGAGAATGGCGTGAGCAACAAGGCATTTTTAATGCAGTGGAATGCTGCAAAAAAAGAAATAATTTCTAAACCCTTACCGGATATGCCGGTTGCGCTGGCCAATGCCGGCGCGACCAGCATTGGTAACGTCATTTATGTGGCAGGCGGGGAAAATAATGGCAAGCCGTCCAGCCAGTTTTTTGCATTAAACCTCTCGGATGCTGCGCCGAAGTGGGAAATCCTGCCCGCATTGCCGGTTGCCATGTCGCATTCGGTGGTGGTGACGCAGCACAATGGCAAGCAGCCGCAAGTGTATGTGCTGGGCGGAAGAAGCGCGACGGCGAGTGGGATCAGTGATTTGCATAGCAGCAATTTTACGTATGATCCGGCCAAAAAAACGTGGCGGAAACTGGCCGATATCAGTGATGGAAAGCAGGTTACCACCTGGTCGGCGGGGACGGGCGTGGCCAGCGGCGCCTCCTACATCCTGCTCATCGGCGGGGACAAAGGCAATGTGTTTCACCAGATCGAAACATTCAATGCGCAGATTGCAAAAGCAGAAACCGCAGCATTGAAACAAAAACTGCAAGCCGAAAAAGTAGCGCTGCTGACTTCCCATGCAGGTTTCAGCAAAGACATTTATTTATACAACACCATTACTAACGCCTGGACTACCCTCGACGCGCTGCCCGGCCCGGCGCAGGTCACGACCACTGCCGTGAAATGGGACAACGACATTTTCATCCCCAGCGGCGAAATCCGCCCCGGCACGCGCACACCCATCATTACCAAAGGCAGCATTCAGCACAAGCCATTCTTTTCCTGGATCGACTCGGCCGTTTTGGGCATTTGTTTCCTGTTGATGACGGCCGGACGATTCCTTTTTACCGGCAAGACCAGCAACACCGACGACTATTTCAAAGGTGGCGAGCGCATTCCGCAATGGGCTGCGGGCATCAGCATTTTCGGAGCGAAACTCAGCGCGATCACATTCATGGGCATTCCAGCGAAAACGTACGGGACCGACTGGACGTACTTTTTCCTGCTTATGACTATCATTATGGTGATGCCGCTGGTGGCCCGTTATTTCATCCCGTTTTACAGAAGGCTGCACGTGACGTCGGCATATGAATACCTGGGTAAGCGCTTCAATTACGGTTCGCGCGTGATGGCGTCCTCACTTTACGTGCTGCTCCAAATCGGCCGGATGGGCATCGTGGTGCTGCTTCCGAGCATTGCGCTCACGTTGGTAACGGGCATCGACATCAACATCTGCATCATTATGATCGGGGCGATCAGCATTTTCTTTACCGTCAAAGGCGGCATTGAAGCCGTGATCTGGGTGGAAGTGATCCAGGTTCTGATCCTGGCGACCGGTGCGTTGTTCTGTCTGTTTTACCTGCCGTTTCACATCACCGACTGGGATGCAGGCTTCAAGGCATTGGACAACGCCGATAAATTAAAGGTCTTTGATTTCCGTTTCGATTTCACCGAACCCACATTCTGGGTGGTGGTTATCGGCGGGCTGGCTATCAACTTACTGACTTACGGGACAGACCAAACCACCGTACAGCGTTACCTGACGACCAAATCCGAAAAAGAATCGATTAAAAGTCTGAAACTCGGCGCGTGGCTCACATTGCCTTCGACATTGGTTTTCTTCTCGATCGGGACTTTGCTGTTTTTGTTTTTCCGCGAGCATCCGCAGGAGGTTAATATGGCTTTGAATGATCAGGACAACATATTTCCGTGGTATATCGTGAGCCAGCTTCCGGCAGGATTGTCGGGGTTGCTTATTGCAGGCATTTTCGCCGCAGCGATGAGCAGCACAGAGGCGAGCATGAACTCCACGGCAACCTTGCTGACCACCGATTTTTACCAAAAATTCAAACCCGAAGTCACACCGAAACAAACGCTGTTCTTTGCCAGAACCACAACATTGTTACTCGGCATTTTCGTAACCTGCATCGCGCTCTACATGGCGCATAAGGGCGTTTCTTCGCTTTGGGATAAGTTTAACACCATTCTTGGCTTGTTCACAGGCTGTATCGGAGGCGCATTTATTCTCGGCATTTTCACCAAAAAAGCCAGCGGAAACGGTGTGATGATCGGTATGGCGATCAGCTGCTTCACGCAGATCCTGATCCAGCATTACACCAGCGTTCATTTGCTGATGTACGCCTTCACCGGCCTGGTAAGCTGCGTCGTTTTCGGTTATTTATTTAGTTTAATGATGCCCGCAGATCGTGATTTAAAGGGGTTAACAATGTACGAATGA